A genomic stretch from Coregonus clupeaformis isolate EN_2021a chromosome 23, ASM2061545v1, whole genome shotgun sequence includes:
- the LOC121536824 gene encoding T-box brain protein 1-like isoform X1 has product MQLENCILPASVLSKKCLNVGSGYPSSDGSELALQDHTIISASDNLERSSPLKKKSMGMTNQSEADNFSDSKDASGDVQRGKLSPDLHGVSEIRHHFDGSSGERYILSQSSQPQSVSATPSAMFPYPSQHGPAHPAFSIGSPSRYMAHHPVITNGAYNSLLTNSSPQGYPTAGYPYAQQYGHTYQGAAFYQFSSAQAGLVPGKAQVYLCNRALWLKFHRHQTEMIITKQGRRMFPFLSFNISGLDPTAHYNIFVDVILADPNHWRFQGGKWVPCGKADTNVTGNRVYMHPDSPNTGAHWMRQEISFGKLKLTNNKGGSNNPGQMVVLQSLHKYQPRLHVVEVNEDGTEDSSQPGRVQTFTFPETQFIAVTAYQNTDITQLKIDHNPFAKGFRDNYDTVYTGCDIDRLTPSPGDSPRSQIMPGARYAMAGSFLQDQFVSSYAKSRFHPGVGTGPGTDRSVPLSNSLLSPQQTEEPTVASPQRWFVTPANNRLDFAASAYDAAAAADFAGNAATLLSYAAAGVKALPLPTAGCSSRPLGYYTDPSGWGTRTPPQYCSKSSPVLSCWPTNSVGGRTGTSNYLVDDADTIPTERSPIGGSEEAKPKDLSESSWIETPSSIKSIDSSDSGIFEQAKRRRISPSATPVSETPLKSEMLAPRECEKNCAKDIGYYSFYPHS; this is encoded by the exons ATGCAGCTCGAGAATTGCATCTTGCCAGCTAGTGTGCTCTCCAAGAAATGTCTGAATGTGGGCAGTGGCTATCCAAGCTCCGATGGATCTGAGCTTGCCTTGCAGGACCATACAATTATATCTGCTAGTGACAACCTGGAGAGAAGTTCACCTCTGAAAAAAAAATCCATGGGGATGACGAATCAGTCAGAGGCAGACAATTTTTCCGATTCCAAGGACGCATCAGGGGACGTCCAGAGAGGAAAACTCTCTCCTGATCTCCACGGAGTCTCTGAAATTCGTCATCATTTCGATGGATCTTCAGGAGAAAGGTATATCCTTTCTCAGTCTAGCCAACCACAGTCAGTCTCAGCAACTCCAAGTGCCATGTTCCCCTATccgagtcaacatggaccagctcACCCGGCTTTTTCTATTGGGAGTCCGAGTCGTTATATGGCCCACCATCCAGTCATCACTAATGGAGCGTATAACAGTCTTCTGACCAACAGTTCTCCGCAAGGCTACCCAACCGCGGGTTACCCATACGCGCAACAGTATGGACACACTTATCAAGGAGCGGCGTTCTACCAGTTTTCCTCCGCGCAAGCTGGGCTGGTGCCTGGGAAAGCGCAGGTATATCTGTGCAACAGGGCCCTGTGGCTGAAGTTTCATAGACATCAAACAGAGATGATAATCACTAAACAAGGACG ACGGATGTTCCCCTTTTTGAGTTTCAACATTTCTGGTCTCGACCCGACGGCGCACTACAATATATTTGTGGATGTTATTCTTGCTGATCCAAATCACTGGCGATTCCAAGGTGGCAAGTGGGTACCATGTGGCAAAGCGGATACAAATGTGACAG GAAACAGGGTGTATATGCACCCTGACTCTCCAAACACCGGGGCGCACTGGATGCGCCAAGAAATCTCCTTTGGAAAGCTGAAGTTAACGAACAATAAAGGAGGTTCAAACAACCCGGGACAG ATGGTGGTTCTACAATCCCTTCACAAGTACCAGCCCAGGCTCCATGTAGTGGAAGTCAACGAAGATGGAACCGAGGACTCCAGCCAACCTGGAAGAGTACAGACGTTCACCTTCCCAGAAACACAGTTCATCGCAGTCACAGCTTACCAGAATACCGAT ATTACGCAGCTAAAAATCGACCACAATCCATTTGCTAAAGGATTTCGGGACAACTATGACAC TGTCTACACAGGTTGCGACATTGACCGGTTAACGCCATCACCGGGTGACTCGCCTCGCTCTCAGATCATGCCTGGTGCGAGATATGCCATGGCTGGTTCTTTCCTACAGGACCAATTTGTCAGCAGTTATGCCAAATCTCGCTTTCACCCTGGCGTAGGGACTGGTCCTGGCACGGACCGCAGCGTCCCACTTAGTAACAGCTTGCTATCCCCGCAGCAAACCGAAGAGCCCACAGTTGCATCCCCGCAGCGATGGTTTGTCACCCCTGCCAATAACCGACTGGACTTTGCCGCCTCGGCATACGATGCCGCCGCGGCTGCTGATTTTGCCGGTAACGCGGCCACCCTGCTGTCATATGCAGCGGCTGGAGTAAAGGCACTTCCCCTGCCCACTGCAGGGTGCTCAAGCAGACCTCTAGGTTACTATACCGACCCATCCGGCTGGGGGACACGCACACCACCCCAGTACTGCAGTAAGTCTAGCCCTGTTCTCTCTTGCTGGCCCACAAATTCTGTTGGTGGCAGAACAGGCACCTCCAACTACCTGGTTGATGACGCCGACACCATCCCAACAGAAAGGTCACCCATCGGAGGGTCTGAGGAGGCAAAACCAAAAGACTTATCCGAATCCAGCTGGATAGAGACGCCGTCTTCAATCAAGTCGATTGATTCAAGTGATTCTGGCATCTTTGAGCAAGCCAAACGGAGAAGAATTTCACCGTCTGCCACACCGGTTTCGGAAACCCCGTTGAAATCTGAGATGTTGGCTCCAAGAGAGTGTGAGAAAAATTGCGCCAAGGACATTGGTTACTATAGTTTTTATCCACACAGTTAA
- the LOC121536824 gene encoding T-box brain protein 1-like isoform X2, which produces MFPFLSFNISGLDPTAHYNIFVDVILADPNHWRFQGGKWVPCGKADTNVTGNRVYMHPDSPNTGAHWMRQEISFGKLKLTNNKGGSNNPGQMVVLQSLHKYQPRLHVVEVNEDGTEDSSQPGRVQTFTFPETQFIAVTAYQNTDITQLKIDHNPFAKGFRDNYDTVYTGCDIDRLTPSPGDSPRSQIMPGARYAMAGSFLQDQFVSSYAKSRFHPGVGTGPGTDRSVPLSNSLLSPQQTEEPTVASPQRWFVTPANNRLDFAASAYDAAAAADFAGNAATLLSYAAAGVKALPLPTAGCSSRPLGYYTDPSGWGTRTPPQYCSKSSPVLSCWPTNSVGGRTGTSNYLVDDADTIPTERSPIGGSEEAKPKDLSESSWIETPSSIKSIDSSDSGIFEQAKRRRISPSATPVSETPLKSEMLAPRECEKNCAKDIGYYSFYPHS; this is translated from the exons ATGTTCCCCTTTTTGAGTTTCAACATTTCTGGTCTCGACCCGACGGCGCACTACAATATATTTGTGGATGTTATTCTTGCTGATCCAAATCACTGGCGATTCCAAGGTGGCAAGTGGGTACCATGTGGCAAAGCGGATACAAATGTGACAG GAAACAGGGTGTATATGCACCCTGACTCTCCAAACACCGGGGCGCACTGGATGCGCCAAGAAATCTCCTTTGGAAAGCTGAAGTTAACGAACAATAAAGGAGGTTCAAACAACCCGGGACAG ATGGTGGTTCTACAATCCCTTCACAAGTACCAGCCCAGGCTCCATGTAGTGGAAGTCAACGAAGATGGAACCGAGGACTCCAGCCAACCTGGAAGAGTACAGACGTTCACCTTCCCAGAAACACAGTTCATCGCAGTCACAGCTTACCAGAATACCGAT ATTACGCAGCTAAAAATCGACCACAATCCATTTGCTAAAGGATTTCGGGACAACTATGACAC TGTCTACACAGGTTGCGACATTGACCGGTTAACGCCATCACCGGGTGACTCGCCTCGCTCTCAGATCATGCCTGGTGCGAGATATGCCATGGCTGGTTCTTTCCTACAGGACCAATTTGTCAGCAGTTATGCCAAATCTCGCTTTCACCCTGGCGTAGGGACTGGTCCTGGCACGGACCGCAGCGTCCCACTTAGTAACAGCTTGCTATCCCCGCAGCAAACCGAAGAGCCCACAGTTGCATCCCCGCAGCGATGGTTTGTCACCCCTGCCAATAACCGACTGGACTTTGCCGCCTCGGCATACGATGCCGCCGCGGCTGCTGATTTTGCCGGTAACGCGGCCACCCTGCTGTCATATGCAGCGGCTGGAGTAAAGGCACTTCCCCTGCCCACTGCAGGGTGCTCAAGCAGACCTCTAGGTTACTATACCGACCCATCCGGCTGGGGGACACGCACACCACCCCAGTACTGCAGTAAGTCTAGCCCTGTTCTCTCTTGCTGGCCCACAAATTCTGTTGGTGGCAGAACAGGCACCTCCAACTACCTGGTTGATGACGCCGACACCATCCCAACAGAAAGGTCACCCATCGGAGGGTCTGAGGAGGCAAAACCAAAAGACTTATCCGAATCCAGCTGGATAGAGACGCCGTCTTCAATCAAGTCGATTGATTCAAGTGATTCTGGCATCTTTGAGCAAGCCAAACGGAGAAGAATTTCACCGTCTGCCACACCGGTTTCGGAAACCCCGTTGAAATCTGAGATGTTGGCTCCAAGAGAGTGTGAGAAAAATTGCGCCAAGGACATTGGTTACTATAGTTTTTATCCACACAGTTAA